The Branchiostoma lanceolatum isolate klBraLanc5 chromosome 10, klBraLanc5.hap2, whole genome shotgun sequence genome has a window encoding:
- the LOC136443217 gene encoding cation-dependent mannose-6-phosphate receptor-like, with amino-acid sequence MQYVAALFVAVSLVARIAGDCVIDTAEKLQDKEKKLLERLDPLTKKNELFTFKDDDPYQYDYKARICSAVKSSSKQDAGIIQVDKLNGTEHSLGKINKVNIKAGTNWMMLEYRGGDKYHSHCNGLERTSVIMILCDSSTVEGTMNIIEEHKKSNEGDCYYLFELYSNVVCSAKSSIPGGLSVGSVLVLIFVVVVGCYFLFGFLYQRYVVGAKGMEQIPHFSFWKDFGNLQADGCELVCRTQEAGPPRTYKGIGDDQLGLDDDDERDDHLLPM; translated from the exons ATGCAGTATGTGGCAGCGCTTTTCGTAGCGGTGAGTTTGGTGGCCAGAATAGCAGGAGACTGTGTGATTGACACGGCAGAGAAACTGCAGGACAAGGAGAAGAAATTGTTGGAGAGACTTGACCCCCTTACTAAGAAAAATGAGTT GTTCACGTTCAAAGATGATGATCCCTACCAGTATGACTATAAGGCCCGGATCTGCAGTGCTGTAAAATCCAGTAGTAAGCAAGATGCTGGCATCATACAGGTGGACAAGTTGAATGGCACTGAACACTCGCTGGGCAAGATCAATAAAGTCAACATAAAGGCAGGCA CCAATTGGATGATGTTGGAGTATCGAGGAGGGGACAAATACCATAGTCACTGTAACGGGCTTGAAAGGACGTCagttatcatgatattatgtgACTCGTCTACGGTAGAG GGAACCATGAATATTATTGAAGAACACAAGAAGAGTAATGAAGGGGATTGTTACTACTTGTTTGAACTGTATAGCAATGTGGTCTGTTCTGCCAAGTCTTCCATACCTGGTGGTCTCAGTGTGGGCTCAGTTCTGGTTCTCAT ATTCGTGGTTGTTGTGGGTTGCTACTTCCTGTTCGGGTTCCTGTACCAGCGCTATGTGGTGGGCGCCAAAGGAATGGAGCAGATCCCACACTTCAGCTTCTGGAAAGACTTCGGCAACTTGCAGGCT GATGGTTGTGAGTTGGTATGTCGAACGCAGGAGGCAGGCCCTCCCAGAACGTACAAAGGCATCGGAGACGACCAACTGGGATTGGACGATGACGATGAAAGAGACGACCATTTACTACCCATGtag
- the LOC136443210 gene encoding kelch-like protein 24 codes for MAGAHRLFDICHNPHAGSLLQGLQELRSDNLLIDVALCVSGKEIPCHRNVLAACSGYFRAMFCNGHRESNEYKITIQEVSADTLQLLVDYAYTSKITITEDNAVKLLEGANFFQIQSARDACVTFISNNLSAKNCLEVMHVGNMLSCPDLEKEAKLCAMKEFAAVSKTPEFLCLAKDQLITLISSDDLNATEEVVYTAVMAWINHNTRKRKKEMRELMGLVRFPFMDNMYFLENVESNEVVRKSCPDIVMETRKCQLFPGEVQSPRTHPRHASSLKEAVLIIGGIEKTGESIHTAIILTCPAEPSSTWVSLAKIPKNFNVGFAAAVMGRSDIILSHGKHMFLHQPQRNTWSSLARMETTRDYHRLAVLQGKVYAIGGRNNASPALASVEVYDRSQNKWTEGVPLPQPRYSHSVAVLDGTIYVMGGFDADKKLTSTVYCFSPGDSQWQSLTGVPGVAGCAASVLNSSIYVAGACSNVLCFKPSMDGGLWSVVATGVRHRCAMTTYMGKLYIYGGLIGKESDNRVSSEVMCLDPETGSFNSVGTMMKELFYHRCLTILWCC; via the coding sequence ATGGCAGGAGCTCATAGGTTGTTTGACATCTGTCACAATCCACACGCAGGCTCCCTCTTACAGGGCTTGCAGGAACTGCGATCTGACAACCTCTTGATTGATGTTGCCCTTTGTGTCTCTGGGAAAGAGATTCCGTGCCACCGAAACGTTCTGGCTGCTTGTAGTGGATACTTTCGTGCCATGTTCTGCAACGGACACCGCGAGAGCAACGAGTACAAGATAACCATTCAAGAAGTCAGCGCTGATACGCTACAGCTTCTTGTTGACTACGCGTACACGTCAAAAATCACGATCACAGAAGACAATGCTGTGAAACTGCTAGAAGGTGCAAACTTTTTCCAAATCCAATCTGCACGTGATGCTTGTGTAACTTTCATATCCAACAATCTGAGTGCTAAAAACTGTCTGGAGGTGATGCATGTGGGCAACATGCTATCTTGCCCCGACCTGGAGAAGGAAGCAAAGCTGTGTGCCATGAAGGAGTTTGCAGCAGTCAGCAAAACACCTGAGTTCCTCTGTTTGGCAAAGGACCAGCTCATCACACTCATCTCGTCTGACGACCTCAATGCTACAGAAGAAGTCGTGTACACAGCAGTGATGGCATGGATCAACCACAACACCAGGAAGAGAAAGAAGGAGATGAGAGAGCTGATGGGACTGGTCAGGTTCCCCTTCATGGACAATATGTACTTCTTGGAGAATGTTGAGAGCAACGAGGTGGTACGTAAGTCTTGCCCAGACATTGTGATGGAAACTCGCAAGTGTCAGCTGTTCCCAGGAGAGGTCCAGTCACCCCGCACCCATCCCCGTCATGCTAGCAGCCTGAAGGAGGCAGTACTGATCATTGGCGGGATAGAGAAGACTGGCGAGAGCATACATACAGCCATCATATTGACCTGCCCTGCCGAACCATCATCAACTTGGGTTTCTTTGGCCAAAATACCCAAGAACTTTAATGTTGGATTTGCTGCTGCTGTTATGGGCAGAAGTGACATCATTTTGtcacatggcaaacacatgttTCTGCACCAGCCACAACGTAACACCTGGTCCAGTCTTGCTAGGATGGAAACGACCCGGGACTATCACAGACTAGCAGTGTTGCAGGGTAAGGTGTACGCAATTGGTGGCAGAAACAATGCCTCACCTGCGTTAGCAAGTGTAGAGGTCTATGACCGGAGCCAGAACAAGTGGACTGAAGGTGTACCTCTCCCACAGCCAAGGTACAGCCATTCAGTAGCAGTGTTGGATGGTACCATATACGTGATGGGTGGGTTTGATGCTGACAAAAAACTAACATCTACTGTGTACTGCTTCAGCCCAGGTGACTCCCAATGGCAATCCCTGACAGGTGTACCTGGAGTGGCTGGATGCGCTGCATCTGTTCTCAACAGTAGCATCTATGTTGCTGGGGCATGTTCGAATGTGCTCTGTTTCAAGCCTAGTATGGATGGCGGTCTCTGGAGTGTTGTAGCCACAGGTGTTCGACACCGGTGTGCAATGACAACATACATGGGGAAGCTTTACATCTATGGAGGGCTTATAGGCAAAGAAAGCGACAACAGAGTAAGCTCAGAAGTCATGTGCCTGGATCCAGAAACTGGGTCGTTCAACAGTGTTGGAACCATGATGAAGGAATTGTTCTACCACCGCTGTCTGACCATACTCTGGTGCTGCTGA